The sequence below is a genomic window from bacterium.
TCATTTTGTCGAAATTCGACCGTCGCCAAATCATGTCGAGCTAGTATATGCGGATGCGTATTTTAGCGGCGGTGGCGCAGGTTATCCCGATTATCTCTGCGAACGAGAGATCCTGATACGGCAGGGAAAACGGTACGCCGATTTGCTGTCCAAATATACTGAACCCGGGTCCATCTTAGACATCGGAGCGGCTGCAGGATTTCTTTTAAAAGGTTTTATCGAGGCGGGATGGACCGGCTTGGGCATCGAGCCGAATTCCAGCATGGCGGCCCACGGACAAAGAGAGTTGGGTCTTAAAATCATCAATACGCCGCTGGAGGCTTTTTCTTCAAAGGACAAATATCGCTTAATCACGATGGTGCAAGTGATCGCTCATTTTTATAATTTACGCCAGGCGCTTCATAACGCAACGACCATGCTGGAGCCCGGAGGACTTGTTTTGGTTGAAACGTGGAACAAGGACAGTTGGATCGCGCGGTTGGCGAAAAGCAATTGGCATGAGTATAATCCTCCCAGTGTACTGCATTTTTTTTCGCGCAGGAATTTGATAATTTTAATGTCCCAGTTCGGGCTTGAACCGCTCGCCATGGGGCGCCCGCGAAAATGGATCTCCGCCAGGCATCTCAAATCCGTTCTCGCCTATAATGCCACGTCATCATCCGTGCCGAGCCTATTGGCGGCAAGCATCTCGCGTCTTCTGCCGGACCGGTCGATGGTCCCTTACCCGGCGCTTGACTTGTTCTGGGCACTGTTTAGGAAACCGCATCATGCATAAATTAAATGGGACCTTACATGAAAGTCGCTGAAAATCCCGTACCGCGCTCGGCCCATCGATACAGCCGTTCTAAAAAAATTATGATTTCCGTCGTCGTGCCGGATTATAATGAAGAAGCGATCATAGAACAAAACTTGAATCGCCTCTCTTCTTATCTGGATACGCTGCGTGACCGATATCGGTGGGAGATGATCATTGTCGATGACGGCAGTCAGGATCAGTCCGGATTGATCGCCGATCGATTCGCCTCGATTCGGAAAAATGTCCAGGTGTATCATCATTTTGCCAACATGCAGCTCGGCCGATCGCTCCAAACCGCTTTTCAGCACTGTCAAGGCGATTATGTGGTCACGATGGATTTGGACCTGAGCTACTCCCCTGATCACATCGAAAGGCTGCTCGAAAAAATTATCGCAACGCAGGCGCAGATTGTCATCGCCTCACCCTATATGAAAGGAGGACGAGTTTCCAATGTGCCTTGGAAAAGAAGACTTTTAAGCAAATGTGCGAACAAATTTTTATCCCTGTCTTACAAAGGCAACATCCATACGATCACTGGAATGGTACGGGCTTATGAGAGAAAATTCATCAGGTCGCTCAATCTCAAGGCAACTGATATGGAGTGCAATGCAGAAATCCTATATAAAGCGCAGCTTTTGCGAGCCAAAGTAATTGAAGTCCCCGCTCATCTGGATTTGGGCCTTTTGAACACGGCCGGCAAGAAACGCCAATCCAGCATGAGGACCTTGCGCGGCATCGGCGGCAGCCTGATGGCTGGATTTATTTTCCGCCCGTTTATGTATTTCATCGTCCCCGGCATCATTCTGCTGCTGATTTCTATTTACATCATCGTGTGGATTTTTATCAATACCATGACCATCTATCCCGAAACCCTTGCGACGAGTCCTTACTTTGACGATCAATTCTCCAATGCGGTCGCCGCCGTTTACAAGGCACGGCCTCATGCTTTTTTCGTGGGAGGATCGACTCTGTTGGCGGCGTTGCAGCTGTTGAGCCTTGGCATTCTTTCACTTCAGAGCAAGAGGTATTTTGAAGAACTTTTTCACTTTTCCACGACTCTTTACAAACAGCAACTGGAAACCCTGTCCGGCGCCGGCCGGAAGCCGGTCACGCGGGATCTCCGCAAACGCAATGATACTCGAAGAAGAAAACCGCTTTTATAACTTTGTTATCCTTACCGGACGATGTATCTTGGGCGAAACGGAGTTACTGTGTGGCAAAAAAGGCCGCCATGCCGTTTCTTTCGCTTCAGCGTTCTGCCAATAACGATGGCGTGCATGAATGATATTCCCACCCTATCGACTGATGATACCAAGGGCGCTTTAACGAAGGCCGTTGCACAATTATATGAGTATTGCCGGATCTGCAATTGGCGAGGCTATGATCCCTTTGATGGATTGAACAGCCGCATCGTGGCTTTTCTGCCGTTTCTTCACAACCGGGTGGGCCGGTTGTTGGTCAGCCAGGCGATGAAGCGATCTCCGATCAATTGGCGGCCGTTTTTTCTCGTCCCCAAAGAGCTGAATCCCAAAGGTATTGCCCTATTCATATCCGCCCTCATCAGACTTGAAAAGCTGTCCTTCTTCGGGGACGCCCCGAATCCGCTCAAGGACCTGTTAAATACACTCGTCACCTTAAAGAGTGCTGATCCTCAATATTTTTGTTGGGGGTACAATTTCGAATGGCAGAGCCGATACTTTCTTTCATCTAAATTTGAGCCCAACATCATCGTTACCACCTTCGCCGGGAACGCTCTTCTGGAAGCGTATGAATTTTTCGGCGACCGCTGTTTTTTAGAGATGGCCTTGAGTGCCGGTTATTTTATCTTGAATCGCTTGGCCAAAACGCATGACCATAGTGAACGCTGTTTCAGTTATACACAAAACGACAACAGCCAGGTCCACAACGCCAATCTTCTGGGAGCATCGTTTTTAATCAAGTTGTATGGTCATACCAAACAAGAAGAATTTTTAGACTATGGTCTGTCCGCCGCCCGATTCTCTGCCAACAGACAAAATGAGGATGGCTCCTGGTTTTATGGAACGGAACTTTCACAGAACTGGATCGATCATTTTCATACAGGCTATAATCTTTGCGCATTGCAAGCCATCAACCGCTGTGCACCCACTTTAGAATTTGAATCGGCTCTTCGCCGGGGCTATGCTTACTATCGCCGTCATCTGTTCAGCAAAGACGGCCGGCCAAAATATCTACACAATAAAACATATCCTGTCGATATCCATTGCGTTTCACAAAGCATTCTTACTTTAACCTCTTTGAAAGAAGGGGGCGACGACAACATGAGACAGGCGCAGTTGATTTTTTCATGGGCCATGACCCATATGCATGACAAACGTGGATTTTTTTATTATCAATGGTTTCCCTGGTACACAAACAAGATCCCCTATATGAGATGGTCGCAAGCCTGGATGCTTCTGGCACTTGTGACCCTGCTTGAAGAGTTCTAATGCATTATTTACCTTTTCAACCATGGGCCTCCTGCCGGCGATGGGAGAGAGGGCACCTGATCACGGGTGAAGTACATGACGCC
It includes:
- a CDS encoding class I SAM-dependent methyltransferase, producing the protein MHCVICRGQKIRRLFFKQHYWICACRECDHHFVEIRPSPNHVELVYADAYFSGGGAGYPDYLCEREILIRQGKRYADLLSKYTEPGSILDIGAAAGFLLKGFIEAGWTGLGIEPNSSMAAHGQRELGLKIINTPLEAFSSKDKYRLITMVQVIAHFYNLRQALHNATTMLEPGGLVLVETWNKDSWIARLAKSNWHEYNPPSVLHFFSRRNLIILMSQFGLEPLAMGRPRKWISARHLKSVLAYNATSSSVPSLLAASISRLLPDRSMVPYPALDLFWALFRKPHHA
- a CDS encoding glycosyltransferase family 2 protein; amino-acid sequence: MKVAENPVPRSAHRYSRSKKIMISVVVPDYNEEAIIEQNLNRLSSYLDTLRDRYRWEMIIVDDGSQDQSGLIADRFASIRKNVQVYHHFANMQLGRSLQTAFQHCQGDYVVTMDLDLSYSPDHIERLLEKIIATQAQIVIASPYMKGGRVSNVPWKRRLLSKCANKFLSLSYKGNIHTITGMVRAYERKFIRSLNLKATDMECNAEILYKAQLLRAKVIEVPAHLDLGLLNTAGKKRQSSMRTLRGIGGSLMAGFIFRPFMYFIVPGIILLLISIYIIVWIFINTMTIYPETLATSPYFDDQFSNAVAAVYKARPHAFFVGGSTLLAALQLLSLGILSLQSKRYFEELFHFSTTLYKQQLETLSGAGRKPVTRDLRKRNDTRRRKPLL